The Bombus huntii isolate Logan2020A chromosome 1, iyBomHunt1.1, whole genome shotgun sequence genome contains a region encoding:
- the LOC126867109 gene encoding transcription initiation factor TFIID subunit 1 isoform X3, producing the protein MADSEEENDKDITSGINMTGFLFGNIDDNGQLEDDILDPEAKQHIASLNRLGLSSFIREMMQNDDITEEKENESNDKPEEKNDMIDEKDTSYVKKSPSALDFFDINELAEDEREESGKQDMFEVKTEKENADYDADDEEVVNKSDTQLMPPPPIPEEKEALTAEEAEAARQRKLETPLASMLPSKYANVDVTELFPDFRANKVLRFSRLFGPGKPSSLPQIWKGVKRRRKKKRHHDIRDSDSGSDQEEKKAKFKGWMMQYGPDPTPDICRSDDETKLLMPVEDKEQVDKSGETGENGDMGPKVADWRFGPAQLWYDMLQVPETGDGFNYGFKIVDKLDEQSNKDNKDTKDTNEEFSDDAFLMVSQLHWEDDVIWNGDDIKHKVLQKLNSKNNAAGWVPSSGNRTAQAFSQPGKGAPVQVASNVRLATSQITTPLHMQSQKTKLNMNKGNQQQNREENYDDTWYSIFPVENEELVYGLWEEEVIWDPENMKKIPKPKILTLDPNDENIVLGIPDDIDPALIHKDNGPQPKVKIPHPHVKKSKLLLGKAGVINVLEEDTPPPPPKSPDRDPFNISNDTYYMPRSSETTLRLKVGGGNLIQHSTPVVELRVPFVQTHMGQIRLRNFHRPPLRRFSHGPLAHPGPHSVLPLIKHIKKKAKQREQERIASGGGDVFFMRTPEDLTGKDGELVLIEFSEEHPPLMNQVGMCSKVKNYYKRKAGKDQGPQKYKYGETAYAHTSPFLGILTPGQSIQAVENNMYRAPIYEHKIPETDFLVIRTRQQYYIREMDALFVAGQECPLYEVPGPNSKRANNFVRDFLQVFIYRLFWKSNDTPRRIKMDDIKRAFPSHSESSIRKRLKLCADFKRTGMDSNWWVIKPDFRLPTEEEIRAMVSPEQCCAYFSMIAAEQRLKDAGYGEKFLFTPQDDDDEEMQLKMDDEVKVAPWNTTRAYIQAMKGKCLLQLAGPADPTGCGEGFSYVRVPNKPTISKEEQEAQPKRTVTGTDADLRRLSLNNAKALLRKFGVPEEEIKKLSRWEVIDVVRTLSTEKAKAGEEGMTKFSRGNRYSIAEHQERYKEECQRIFDLQNRVLSSNEVLSTDEGESSEEDSSDIEEMGKNIENMLSNKKTSTQLSLEREEQQRHELRKMLMGEVQEQDKKSKEKKKDDEEDSPVNNFNSQQGRVLKIYRTFRNPEGKEYTRVELVRKSAVIDTYIKIRNSKDETFIKQFATLDEAQKEEMKREKRRIQEQLRRIKRNQERERMLGGPMAGNNASLSNIFDRSNTNTPTTTSSNNLKLKCGACGNVGHMRTNKACPLYQNSITTAPVNVAMTEEQEEEIEKQLNTDDQDLVNVDGTKVKLSSKLIKHAEEMKRRTLLLKVPKEAVNSKKRRRATGDDHCDYLKRQQRPANRRRTDPVVVMSTMLESILNEMRDLPDVQPFLFPVNAKAVPDYYKIIQRPMDLQTIRENLRLKKYQSREEFLADVNQIVENSTLYNGSKSSLTVAAKRMLETCVERLGEKEDRLMRLEKAINPLLDDNDQVALTFIIDNVVNNKLKSMTEAWPFLKPVNKKLVKDYYNVIKRPMDLETISKKVSAHKYHNRHEFLRDIEQILENCTVYNGKESPFTQKAELLVKVCKETLDEYDEHLTQLENNILLVQKRAMEQADIDPSWLGPDEENYTIVEPEFRGSQTSSPENPFGKSNMDDFDFVDVEGDMEGDGSRSVNSKKKDVLEEDLQFSSEDEFDEVPFGTDEQSENAEMETLELNEVREGTESGVVLADDDSQQAAEAMVQLGNVGFYMADQQLLQQDESMDVDPNYDPSDFLLAGLPARDEKSENKIQDDLAVSESDDDTENNAKQKQKTPQQLPQPEEDVGGDLWF; encoded by the exons ATGGCCGATTCtgaagaagaaaatgataaagaCATAACGTCTGGGATCAATATGACTGGTTTTTTGTTTGGCAACATTGATGACAATGGTCAACTGGAAGATGATATTCTTGATCCAGAGGCAAAGCAACATATAGCTTCACTGAATAGGCTTGGATTAAGTTCGTTTATTCGTGAAATGATGCAAAATGATGATATCacggaggaaaaagaaaatgaatctAACGATAAGCCTgaagaaaaaaatgatatgATTGACGAGAAAGATACCAGTTACGTTAAGAAATCACCTAGTGCTCTTGACTTTTTTGATATAAATGAATTAGCAGAGgatgaaagagaagaaagtg GTAAGCAAGACATGTTTGAAGTAAAAactgaaaaggaaaatgctgaTTATGATGCTGATGATGAAGAGGTTGTTAATAAATCTGATACGCAATTAATGCCACCTCCTCCAATTCccgaagaaaaagaagcacTTACTGCAGAAGAAGCAGAAGCTGCACGTCAGCGTAAATTAGAAACCCCTCTTGCTTCTATGCTACCATCAAAATATGCCAATGTTGATGTTACTGAATTGTTTCCTGATTTTCGAGCTAATAAAGTTTTGAGGTTTTCAAGATTATTTGGTCCAGGAAAACCTAGTAGTCTTCCACAAATATGGAAAGGTGTTAAAAGGAGACGTAAAAAGAAACGACATCATGATATTAGAGATTCTGATTCTGGCTCTGATcaagaggaaaaaaaagcAAAGTTTAAA GGCTGGATGATGCAATATGGTCCAGACCCAACACCAGATATATGTCGTTCCGATgatgaaacaaaattattaatgcCAGTAGAAGATAAAGAACAAGTTGATAAATCAGGCGAAACTGGAGAAAATGGAGATATGGGGCCAAAAGTTGCAGATTGGCGATTTGGTCCTGCACAGCTTTGGTATGATATGCTTCAAGTTCCAGAAACAGGGGATGGTTTTAACTATGGATTTAAAATCGTTGACAAg TTAGATGAACAAAgtaataaagataataaagaTACCAAAGACACTAATGAGGAATTTTCTGATGATGCATTTTTAATGGTATCACAATTACACTGGGAAGATGATGTCATATGGAATGGTGATGATATAAAGCATAAG GTATTACAGAaattaaatagtaaaaataatgCAGCTGGATGGGTACCATCCAGTGGGAACAGAACTGCTCAGGCATTCAGTCAACCAGGGAAAGGAGCACCTGTACAGGTCGCATCAAACGTTCGATTAGCCACTTCGCAAATTACAACTCCATTACACATGCAATCTCAGAAAACTAAATT GAACATGAATAAAGGGAATCAGCAACAAAATCGGGAAGAAAATTACGATGATACTTGGTACTCTATTTTTCCTGTAGAAAATGAAGAATTGGTGTATGGACTTTGGGAAGAAGAAGTAATTTGGGATCCTGAGAATATGAAGAAGATACCAAAGCCTAAAATTCTTACTTTGGATCCAAATGATGAGAATATTGTTCTTGGTATTCCTGATGACATAGATCCAGCACTGATTCATAAAGATAATGGACCTCAACCAAAAGTAAAAATACCTCATCCTCATGTGaagaaaagtaaattattattaggaaaAGCTGGCGTAATTAACGTATTGGAAGAAGACACTCCACCTCCACCACCAAAATCACCTGATAGAGAtccatttaatatttcaaatgatAC ATACTATATGCCGCGATCGTCAGAAACAACATTACGATTAAAAGTTGGAGGTGGAAATTTGATACAACATAGTACGCCAGTAGTAGAATTACGTGTTCCATTTGTTCAAACTCATATGGGCCAAATTCGGCTTCGAAATTTCCATAGACCACCTTTAAGAAGATTTAGCCACGGACCGCTTGCTCATCCTGGTCCACATTCTGTCCTGCCATTAATAAAGCATATCAAAAAGAAAGCCAAA CAAAGAGAACAAGAAAGAATTGCATCTGGTGGAGGTGATGTCTTTTTCATGAGAACTCCTGAAGATTTAACTGGCAAAGATGGTGAATTGGTACTTATTGAATTTTCTGAAGAACATCCCCCGTTGATGAATCAAGTAGGAATGTGTTCCAAGGTGAAAAATTACTACAAGAGAAAGGCAGGCAAAGATCAAGGACCACAGAAATACAAATATGGTGAAACCGCTTATGCCCATACTAGCCCATTTCTTGGAATTCTTACACCTGGTCAAAGTATACAAGCAGTggaaaataatatgtatagaGCGCCAATTTATGAGCACAAAATTCCAGAAACAGATTTCTTAGTTATAAGAACAAG ACAACAATATTATATCAGAGAAATGGATGCTTTATTCGTTGCTGGTCAAGAATGTCCATTATATGAAGTTCCAGGTCCTAATTCAAAGAGAGCTAATAATTTTGTGAGAGATTTTTTACAAGTATTTATATACAGATTATTTTGGAAATCTAATGATACGCCCCGACGTATTAAAATGGATGATATTAAAAGAGCATTTCCTTCGCATAGTGAGAGTAGTATTAGGAAACGTTTGAAACTATGTGCTGATTTTAAAAGAACAG GCATGGATTCAAATTGGTGGGTTATAAAACCCGACTTTAGGTTACCAACCGAAGAAGAGATTCGAGCAATGGTGTCTCCGGAACAATGCTGCGCTTATTTTAGTATGATTGCAGCTGAGCAAAGACTAAAGGATGCTGGTTATGGTGAAAAGTTCCTATTTACTCCTCAAGATGATGATGACGAagaaatgcaattaaaaatggaCGATGAAGTTAAAGTTGCGCCTTGGAATACGACACGAGCATACATTCAAGCTATGAAAGGTAAATGCTTGTTACAGCTAGCAGGACCAGCTGATCCAACAGGTTGTGGTGAAGGATTTTCCTATGTTCGAGTACCAAATAAACCAACGATTAGTAag GAAGAACAAGAAGCTCAACCAAAACGGACTGTGACTGGAACTGATGCCGATTTAAGAAGGTTATCATTAAATAACGCAAAAGCGTTACTTCGAAAATTTGGTGTGCCTgaggaagaaattaaaaaattatctcgATGGGAGGTAATCGATGTTGTTAGAACGTTGTCAACAGAAAAAGCTAAAGCTGGAGAAGAGGGCATGACTAAATTTTCACGAGGAAATCGTTACTCTATAGCTGAGCATCAAGAAAGATACAAAGAAGAATGTCAgagaatttttgatttacaaaaTCGTGTTTTATCTTCTAATGAGGTTTTGAGTACAGATGAAGGCGAGAGTTCTGAAGAAGATAGTTCTGATATAGAAGAGATGGGTAAAAACATAGAAAACATGCTTTCCAACAAAAAAACTAGTACCCAATTATCACTTGAACGAGAGGAACAACAACGACATGAATTACGAAAGATGTTAATGGGTGAAGTTCAAGAACAAGATAAGAAGTctaaagagaaaaagaaggatgACGAGGAGGACAGCCCCGTAAATAACTTTAACTCGCAACAGGGTAGAGTTCTTAAAATTTATCGGACATTTAGAAATCCAGAGGGCAAAGAATATACAAGGGTAGAATTAGTAAGGAAGTCTGCGGTAATAGAtacttatataaaaattagaaattctaAGGATGAAacgtttattaaacaatttgcaaCATTGGACGAGGcacaaaaagaagaaatgaagagagagaaaagaagaattcAGGAACAACTACGTAGGATTAAACGAAATCAAGAACGTGAACGTATGCTTGGTGGCCCAATGGCAGGAAACAATGCGTCATTGAGTAATATATTCGACCGTAGTAATACCAATACCCCAACCACTACGTCCTCAAACA ATCTCAAACTGAAATGTGGTGCTTGTGGTAATGTAGGTCACATGCGTACGAATAAAGCTTGCCCTTTATATCAGAATAGCATAACTACAGCGCCCGTGAATGTTGCGATGACAGAAGAACAAGAGGAAGAAATTGAGAAACAGCTTAATACAGATGATCAAGATCTTGTTAATGTAGATGGAACTAAAGTGAAGTTATCGTCCAAATTAATTAAG CATGctgaagaaatgaaaagacgCACGTTACTCTTGAAGGTGCCTAAGGAGGCAGTAAACTCTAAGAAACGAAGGAGAGCTACCGGAGATGATCATTGTGATTATCTTAAACGACAACAGAGACCTGCTAATAGACGTAGAACAGATCCTGTTGTAGTTATGTCTACAATGCTAGAAAGTATACTTAACGAAATGCGAGACCTACCTGACGTTCAACCTTTTTTATTTCCTGTTAATGCCAAA GCTGTTCCtgattattataaaatcatacAAAGACCTATGGATTTACAAACCATACGTGAAAATTTaagattaaagaaatatcAAAGTCGAGAAGAATTTTTGGCTGACGTTAATCAGATTGTAGAAAACTCAACTCTGTATAATGGATCAAAGAGTTCATTAACGGTAGCAGCTAAGCGTATGCTGGAAACTTGTGTAGAAAGACTTGGAGAAAAGGAAGATCGTCTGATGAGATTAGAAAAAGCAATTAATCCTCTACTAGATGACAATGACCAAGTCGCCCTTACTTTTATCATAGACAAtgttgtaaataataaattgaaatctATGACAGAAGCTTGGCCATTCTTGAAACCAGttaataagaaattagtaaaagattattataatgttattaaaaGACCTATGGATCTAGAAACTATATCTAAAAAGGTATCTG CGCATAAGTATCATAATCGTCATGAGTTTCTTAGGGATATTGAACaaattttggaaaattgtACAGTGTATAACGGAAAGGAATCTCCATTTACGCAGAAAGCAGAATTGCTAGTAAAAGTTTGTAAAGAAACATTAGATGAG TATGATGAACATTTAACacaattagaaaataacaTACTATTGGTACAAAAGCGAGCAATGGAGCAAGCAGACATTGATCCTTCATGGCTTGGACCAGATGAGGAAAATTATACCATTGTAGAGCCTGAATTTAGAGGG AGTCAAACAAGTTCGCCAGAAAATCCATTCGGTAAATCGAATATGGATGATTTTGATTTTGTGGACGTGGAAGGCGACATGGAAGGCGATGGTAGTAGAAGCGTAAattcgaaaaagaaagatgtCCTTGAAGAAG ATTTACAATTCTCTAGCGAAGATGAATTTGATGAGGTTCCATTTGGTACGGATGAACAGTCGGAAAATGCGGAAATGGAAACACTTGAGCTAAATGAAGTTAGAGAAGGTACAGAAAGTGGAGTAGTATTAGCAGATGATGATAGTCAACAAGCAGCGGAAGCTATGGTTCAATTGGGTAATGTCGGCTTTTATATGGCAGACCAACAATTGCTTCAGCAAG ATGAAAGTATGGATGTTGATCCTAATTACGATCCTTCAGACTTCTTGTTAGCTGGTTTACCAGCAAGAGATGAAAAAAGTGAAAACAAGATACAAGACGACCTTGCTGTCTCTGAAAGTGATGATGATACAGAAAATAACgcaaaacaaaaacaaaaaacgcCACAACAATTACCGCAACCAGAGGAGGATGTTGGTGGTGATCTTTGGttctaa